The proteins below come from a single Ochotona princeps isolate mOchPri1 chromosome 6, mOchPri1.hap1, whole genome shotgun sequence genomic window:
- the LOC101519357 gene encoding olfactory receptor 4N5-like gives MEAENSTMVTEFILLGLTQSHDVQLLVFVLVFIFYLIILPGNFLIILTIRSDPGLSAPLYFFLGNLAFLDVSYSFIVAPRMLVDFFSEKKVISYRGCITQLFFLHFLGVGEMFLLVVMAFDRYIAICRPLHYSTLMKPSVCYALLLALWIGGFAHSIVQVALILHLPFCGPNRLDNFFCDVPQVIKLACTDTFVVELLMVSNSGLLTLLCFLGLLASYAVILCRVKGHSSEGKSKAVSTCTTHIIIVFLMFGPAIFIYTRPFRAFPADKVVSLFHTVIFPLMNPVIYTLRNHEVKVSMRKMLYRHIVL, from the coding sequence ATGGAGGCAGAGAACAGCACAATGGTGACAGAGTTCATCCTCCTTGGTCTGACGCAGTCTCACGATGTTCAACTCCTTGTCTTTGTGCTGGTCTTCATTTTCTACCTCATTATCCTTCCTGGGAATTTTCTCATCATCCTCACCATAAGATCGGACCCAGGACTCTCTGCCCCCCTTTACTTCTTCCTGGGCAACTTGGCCTTCCTGGATGTGTCCTACTCCTTCATCGTGGCTCCCAGGATGCTGGTGGACTTCTTCTCTGAGAAGAAGGTCATCTCCTACAGAGGCTGCATCACTCAGCTCTTTTTCCTGCACTTCCTGGGAGTAGGAGAGATGTTTCTTCTTGTGGTGATGGCCTTCGACCGCTACATCGCCATCTGCCGGCCTTTACACTATTCGACCCTCATGAAGCCCAGCGTCTGCTATGCATTACTGTTGGCCCTATGGATTGGGGGCTTTGCCCACTCCATTGTGCAAGTGGCCCTAATCCTGCACTTGCCTTTCTGTGGCCCCAACAGGCTGGATAACTTCTTCTGTGACGTCCCACAGGTCATCAAGCTGGCCTGCACGGATACCTTTGTAGTGGAGCTACTGATGGTCTCCAACAGCGGGCTGCTCACCCTCCTGTGCTTCCTGGGGCTTCTGGCTTCCTACGCTGTCATCCTGTGCCGTGTGAAGGGCCACTCCTCTGAAGGGAAAAGCAAGGCTGTCTCCACATGCACCACACACATCATCATCGTGTTCCTCAtgtttggtcctgccatttttaTCTACACTCGCCCCTTCCGGGCTTTCCCAGCTGACAAAGTGGTTTCTCTTTTCCACACAGTCATCTTTCCTTTAATGAATCCTGTGATATATACACTTCGCAACCATGAAGTGAAAGTCTCCATGAGGAAAATGCTATATCGGCACATAGTTTTATGA